The nucleotide sequence CATACTGTGAAACCTCCTTCTTTGCTCTACTAAATTTCATGTTCCATTGCGTACATTCTAAGCGTATAACCCGTCATTGTCGAAGGTGTCATTTCCCGTAATGCTCTTTCGGATGTCCTCGGAGATAATCGGGATAAATGCTTCGGCAACGGTCTGTGTGCCGACATATTCACGGCTGACAATCATCTGCACTGGCTGTCTTGCCACAATGCGCTTTCTCTTTTTGTTTGCTTTCTTATCCTCGCCCATACTCAAATCTTCCTTTCCAGACAGGGCAGGGGAGTATATAAAAATACTCCCGCCCTGCCTATCAGATACAATCAATCCCCGCTGTTCAATTCTTCCTGCAATGCTTTAAGGAGCGTAACCGCTTCATCAGCAGTCAAGGTAATTCCCTTTCCGCACTTCTCACGATTGGGGGAAAAGCTGCGGATGTCATACT is from Lachnospiraceae bacterium JLR.KK002 and encodes:
- a CDS encoding stage II sporulation protein R, with product MGEDKKANKKRKRIVARQPVQMIVSREYVGTQTVAEAFIPIISEDIRKSITGNDTFDNDGLYA
- a CDS encoding PC4/YdbC family ssDNA-binding protein; translation: MVKEIAVLSASDSGYTKEINLISWNGKEPKYDIRSFSPNREKCGKGITLTADEAVTLLKALQEELNSGD